Proteins encoded by one window of Aphis gossypii isolate Hap1 chromosome X, ASM2018417v2, whole genome shotgun sequence:
- the LOC114126338 gene encoding uncharacterized protein LOC114126338 → MFSNPPVLLVTDSDATTTSLDALPLGKSVRFIFDLLKPQTDDIVLGKQITQIQNNGRRDVAFDLNEKVLVRDYRSPSSKWKTAILTNSNKNIRYPEKFPGHEKVVRIITGETARDSVIHWALPATPPSHADPVAQSPAAISTDGRTDTSYPLEASSTSASPPLRPTTQQFAQKARQQSQTLPPPPPSSIDRARRPSSSHAQQCVNHVTNREVDWRTLVCSVQENSVPKHPEYSTLLSRLKTFDSHPLRSCRDKYSLAECGFTYTGTGDSVRCFYCGLLLLEWEEDDEAWQQHAMHNPKCVYVLLCKGVKFIEYAKNALQSCQWRTEK, encoded by the exons ATGTTTTCGAATCCACCAGTGTTACTAGTGACCGACAGCGACGCAACGACGACTTCGCTCGACGCTCTCCCATTAGGCAAGTcagtaagatttatttttgatctaCTCAAACCACAAACTGACGACATAGTCCTAGGCAAACAAATTactcaaattcaaaataatggaAGGAGAGATGTTGCTTTTGACTTAAATGAAAAAGTGTTAGTAAGGGATTATAGATCTCCAAGTTCTAAGTGGAAAACAGctatattaacaaatagtaacaaaaatattag gtatccCGAAAAATTCCCTGGACATGAGAAGGTCGTTCGAATAATAACCGGTGAAACTG CCCGCGATTCAGTCATACACTGGGCACTACCCGCAACACCGCCGTCGCACGCCGACCCAGTCGCCCAATCTCCAGCGGCCATCTCGACAGACGGTCGTACGGACACGTCTTACCCGCTCGAGGCCTCCTCTACGAGCGCGAGCCCGCCATTACGACCAACCACCCAACAATTTGCACAAAAAGCACGCCAACAATCACAGacactgccgccgccgccgccgtcttCGATAGATCGGGCCCGTCGGCCGTCGTCGTCGCACGCACAACAATGCGTAAACCACGTGACAAATCGTGAAGTCGATTGGCGGACGCTGGTGTGTTCGGTACAGGAGAACTCGGTTCCAAAACATCCCGAGTATTCGACCCTCCTGTCGAGATTGAAAACATTCGATTCACATCCTCTTCGCTCGTGTCGAGACAAATATTCGTTGGCCGAATGCGGTTTCACTTACACCGGGACGGGCGACTCGGTTCGATGCTTCTACTGCGGGCTGTTGCTATTGGAATGGGAGGAAGACGACGAAGCTTGGCAACAACACGCCATGCACAATCCCAAGTGCGTATACGTGTTGTTATGCAAGGGCGTGAAATTTATCGAATATGCCAAAAATGCACTTCAAAGTTGCCAATGGAGAACCGAAAAGTAA
- the LOC114125010 gene encoding probable WRKY transcription factor protein 1: MDRPPAPSFDPALLDMENMTADKWYTLIYNRTVQQEDIFVGDFKKKITEIINTCMNKPNTTIENLKQDITNTINESQFEFEHQKFIDGIVGGTYEYLCQFIIKNSMENIKRTQCALSCFSLTNNLNDGAIKPCCNENILLQESSKLSQIQCSPESNNNTTDTDKAIQSYLFNNSENDQNSILVAERDNVKNITTNKLETTAFQNYREALQVNNLFIESTNNTMFNNISINNNQNTAHSSVIIDDDDKTTQAIISLAMKIQQTTFHEDIDYFEANEINDSTVCINNEIQTTKAGFIEQNGDKNTDPLKLEEEYKINNSLKLLESLVNIEHDKLKVQKSPTKNEIQPNIEKSEKNLFKSSKKTIIVKKKNRRLQGIINKEEEDEWLPSDEKQKNHCLKNKHKKKEIKRSQKDKVPKKYRKLESPNILNNLSTSTSSCSVTIQGDQSPSLTMNVSSISSYTKKSETIVSTVKNTKSLDTTSSAGTQLAYQNVKDCLPTANNLDMLSNKTCPIASTSGYNEKNIDNLKNKLSSPPTVSAMKTLDYKKIYEKDRKSLFSPDIIITNNVTLKSPKDDLHIKKEHNSIQKKEDPEKKPDSKICKVKNNNKSSNKKKRSVGKELISKVKITDNSSKLTHNSKSKPNHASTTKNKFKRIKFTESDDKVKTNAVSNKNKISNTSDILENKVSGNIDTLDPQESNRTNILENNISDQGTSKNHQLKVQNKEEVFKIPLFDENTPEWLRHLITIHNIKPVCVSLNKVYFN; the protein is encoded by the exons ATGGACCGCCCGCCAGCACCGTCATTCGACCCTGCACTGCTTGACATGGAGAATATGACTGCCGATAAGTGGTACACACTAATATACAACAGGACAGTACAACAGGaagat ATTTTTGTTGgcgattttaaaaagaaaataaccgAGATCATAAACACATGCATGAACAAACCTAATACAACAATAGAAAATCTAAAACAGGATATTACAAACACAATCAATGA atctcaatttgaatttgaacacCAAAAGTTTATTGATGGTATAGTTGGGGGTACTTACGAGTACCTTTgtcagtttattattaaaaattcaatggaaaatattaaaagaactCAATGTGCTTTAAGTTGTTTTTCattgacaaataatttaa atGATGGTGCAATAAAACCGTGTTGTAATgagaatattttgttacaagAATCTTCTAAATTGTCTCAAATCCAATGTTCACCCGaatcaaacaataatacaactgATACAGATAAAGCAattcaatcatatttattcaacaattctgaaaatgatcaaaattcaattttagtgGCTGAAAgagataatgttaaaaatataacgacCAATAAATTGGAAACTACAGCATTTCAAAACTATAGGGAAGCATTACAAGTAAACAACCTTTTTATAGaatcaacaaataatacaatgtttaataatatctccataaataataatcagaaCACAGCTCATTCATCTGTAATTATTGATGACGATGATAAAACTACACAAGCTATAATATCTTTAGCtatgaaaatacaacaaaCAACTTTCCATGaagatattgattattttgaagCTAATGAAATCAATGATAGTACCGTGTGTATCAATAATGAAATTCAAACAACAAAGGCGGGTTTCATAGAACAAAATGGAGATAAAAATACTGATCCACTCAAATTGGaggaagaatataaaattaataatagcttaAAACTTTTAGAAAGTCTAGTTAATATTGaacatgataaattaaaagttcaaaaaagtccaactaaaaatgaaatacaaccAAATATTgagaaaagtgaaaaaaatctattcaaaAGTTCTAAGAAGACAATTATAGTTAAGAAGAAAAACCGAAGATTGCaaggaattataaataaagaggAGGAAGATGAATGGTTACCAAGtgatgaaaaacaaaagaatcattgtttaaaaaataaacataaaaagaaagaaattaAAAGAAGCCAAAAAGATAaagtaccaaaaaaatatagaaaattggAATCaccaaacattttgaataatttgtctACAAGTACCTCGAGTTGCTCTGTTACAATTCAAGGTGATCAAAGTCCTTCATTGACAATGAATGTATCTTCAATTTCTAGTTACACCAAAAAGTCTGAGACAATAGTCTCTACTGtcaaaaatactaaatcatTGGATACTACCAGCTCTGCAGGAACTCAACTAGCATATCAAAACGTAAAAGATTGTTTACCAACTgctaataatttagatatgtTATCTAATAAAACCTGTCCTATTGCTTCTACTAGtggttataatgaaaaaaatattgacaatttaaaaaataaattgtccaGTCCCCCCACTGTTTCAGCAATGAAAACTTtggactataaaaaaatttatgaaaaagatCGTAAAAGTTTATTCAGccctgatattattattacaaataatgtaaCGTTAAAATCTCCAAAAGATGacctacatataaaaaaagaacataattcaatacaaaaaaaagaagatcCAGAAAAAAAACCAGATTCTAAGATATGtaaggtaaaaaataataataaatcttctaataaaaagaaaaggtCAGTCGGTAAAGAATTAATTTCTAAAGTGAAGATAACTGATAATAGCTCCAAGTTGACTCACAATTCAAAATCTAAGCCAAATCATGCATCGACtaccaaaaacaaatttaagagAATCAAATTCACCGAATCTGATGATAAAGTCAAGACTAACGctgttagtaataaaaataaaatatctaatacttcagatatattagaaaacaaaGTATCTGGTAATATTGATACTTTAGATCCTCAAGAATCGAATAGAACAaacattttggaaaataatatatctgatCAAGGTACATCGAAAAATCATCAACTGAAGGTGCAGAATAAAGAAGAAGTTTTTAAGATTCCTTTGTTTGACGAAAATACGCCTGAATGGTTAAGACATCTTATTACTATCCATAATATAAAACCTGTGTGTGTTAGtcttaataaagtttatttcaattaa